The nucleotide sequence CCGAGATGCGCGCCAGCTCGTCGGAAGCGCTCGACAGCGTGCTCGCGTTGCCGGCGACCTCGCGGATCAGGGTCTGCAGCTTGGCCAGGAAGGCGTTCACCTCCTGCGCCATCATGCCGACCTCGTCCTCGGACTCGACGCGCAGGCGGAAGGTCAGGTCGCCGTCGCCCTCGGCGAGCTCGGACAGGGCGTGCGTGACTCGCTGGATCGGCGCCGCGATCCAACGGCCCACGAAGAACGCGACCACCACGATCATGCCGCAGGCCAGGAGCGACGCGATCACCAGGATCCACACCTGGTTGGACGCGAGAGACTCGAGCGAGTCCGTCGCGAGGTCGAGCTGGAACCAGCCGCGGTACTCGCCCTCGGCCCAGAGCGGCGCGGTCACGCGCAAGAGCCCGTCTTGATGGTCGAGCCCGACCCGGTGTGGCGGGCTCGCGGGGCCCTTCGGGGCATCGTGATCGTTGAAGCCGGCCAGCCGCTCACCGGACTGGGTGTAGATGGTCGCGCGAGTGACTCGCAGGCGGATCGCCGAGTCGCCGGGGCCGGCACCGCCGTCGCCCTCCAGGTTGCGCAGCACGGCGCGCAGCGCGTCCTCGCCGCCTGGGCCGTGAGAGCTGAGCGCCGGCTCGATCCCGGCGGCGAACAGACCCGCGATCGTGACCGCAGAGGCGTCGATCACCTGGGTCCCGAGCTTCTCCGTCTGCCGCGGCAGGAAGAGCGTCAGGAACACCGCGATCGCGGAGGCGGTCAGGGCCGCGTAAACACAGATCCGGAGCTGGATGGTGAGCCGGCGCATCTCGGCTTCGATTCGTGTTTTCGCCCGCGGCCCTTGAGCGAAGAGTCGCAGTCGTTTGCCGACACCGCTGACAGGCGTGCAGCGGGGCGTCGCCAGGCGACGCGTGCGTCAGTAGAGATATCTGGGCCAGATGTAGTAGAAGCCTGGCGCGAGCGCGGCGCGGCGCAGCGCGGAGAGCGCGGCGTCCAGCGCGTGCAGCGAGAGATCGGGTGAGCGGCTGTAGATGTTGTCCTGGATGCTGTTCGAGCGGTGGTACACGATCAGGCGCGTCTCCTTGGCGCCGAGCTTCTTCTGCAGCTGCTCGACGGCGTCGTCGACGTAGCCGATCTCGTCGATCAGGCCCGCCGCGAGCGCCTGGTTCGCGCTGTACACGCGGCCGTCCGCGAGCTCCTTGATCTTGGCCGGGTCGAGCTGTGGCCGGCCCTGCGCGACCACGCTGGTGAAACGTCCGTACAGGTCGTCGATCACCGACTGCATGTACTTGCGCTCGTCGGGCCGCATGTCGCGGAAGAGTGAGCCGGTGTCCTTGTACGGGCCGCTGGTCAGCGTCTGGTCCGCGACGCCGTACTTGTCCATCAGCCCCTCGATGCTGAGCCCCGGCATGATCACGCCGATCGAGCCGGTGACCGCGGTCGGATGCGCGATCACGCGGTCCGCCGCCATCGACAGGTAGTAGGCGCCCGAGGTCGCGAGCCCGTTCATGTAGGCGTACACGGGCTTCTTGTTGGCTTCCTTCCAGGCCTTGATCTCGTGGTACAGCGTGTCGCTGGCCGACACCGACCCGCCCGGCGAGTTGATGCGCACGAGCAGCGCCGCCACGTCGCCGTTGTCGGCGGCCCGCTCGAGCACGCTCTTGGTCTCGGCCACCATGCTCGGCCTCTCGCCCAGCCCGAGCGTGGTGCGCTCCTCGTTGTCGGAGATGACTCCCGAGATCTCGAGCATGACGATCTTCGGGCCCGAGGAGCCCTCGACCACCGTCTCCTGGAACTCACCCGGGCCGCCGAGTGACCCGAGGTCGATCGGGGTGTACAAAACGCAACCGGTCAGCGAAAGCGACAGTACCAGTGTCAACACAAGTGAACGCACGCTCATCGGACCCCCTGTGGCTTGCACACGAGCATCAGCCTCGGAACCACGGCGCTCTGAGTCGCTCCTTCGAGCCCCAAAAGCAAACGCGGGGTGAGCTCCCGAAGGTGCCCACCCCGACGTTTCGACGATTTCCGTCGGACTACTTCTTCTTCTTCTTGGCCCGATACTTGGCCCAGCGGCGCTTCGCCGCCAGTGAAATCGCCCTGCGGCCAGCCGCAGAGAGTCGGTTCGTGCGCTTGCGGCCCGTACCGCGCTTCTTTGTTGCCACGTCAGTTACCTCCGCTGTGGGATACGCACGATTCCTGAGTCGCGCGTTGCCAGGACATTTGGAAACTCCCTTCCCTGAGCCTCACTCTCGTGTCCGAAGGCTCGTGTCCGAAGACTCGTGTCCGAAGACCTCCAGTGAGACTCACGCGTAGATTAGGAGGCGGTTTCCGGTGTGTCGAGAGGAATTGCGACTCATCCGCACTTTTCTTCGTGTGACGCACGCACCTCGCTGCCCCGTCCCGATGACTTTGCGCCGGGTGTTCACCCCGGTGTAGCATCGGCTTCGGCAAGGAAGGGAGATCTCACGTGCGGCTCGGACTGACCGTCGGATACTCGGGCAGAGGCATGGGCATGCCGCTCGAATTGATTCTCGAAGCGGAGCGACTCGGGTTCGACTCTGTGTGGACTGCAGAGGCGTACGGCTCGGATGCAATCACCCCGCTGGCCTGGATCGGGGCTCAGACCACACGCATTCGGCTCGGTACTGCGATCATGCAGATCCCCGCGCGCACGCCCGCAATGTGCGCGATGACTGCGATGACCCTGGATGCACTCTCTGGGGGCCGTTTCATCCTCGGCCTCGGACCGTCCGGTCCGCAGGTCGTCGAGGGCTGGCACGGTGTTGCATACGGAAAGCCACTCACACGCACGCGCGAGTACATCCAGATCATTCGCCAGATTCTGAAACGCGAGCAGCCCGCCGAGTTTCACGGCGAGGAGTACGACCTCCCCTATACGGGGGAGGGCGCTACGGGCCTGGGAAAGCCACTCAAGAGCATTCTGCACGGCCGCGCGGACTTACCGATCTACACTGCGGCGATCGGGCCCGCGGGAGTCAGGACCGCCGCCGAGGTCGCAGACGGCTTCTTCCCGATCTGGATGTCTCCCGAGAAGTGGTCGGTGTTCGCGCCCCACGTCGAGGAAGGCTTCAAGAAGGCCGGGGGCGGCAAGAGTCTCGCCAACTTCGACGTCGCGCCGTTCGTGACCTGCGTGGTCGGCGACGACCTGGAGAAGTGTAGAAACGCGGTGAAGCCGATGCTGGCGCTGTACATCGGCGGGATGGGCGCGCGCGGCAAGAACTTCTACAACGACTACGCCAAGAGACTCGGCTACGAGGAGGCGGCGGTGAAGATCCAGGACGCCTTCCTCGCGGGCGACCGGAACACGGCCATGGCCGCGGTCCCGAACGCGCTGGTGGATGAGGTGGCGCTCATTGGCTCGCGCGAGCGGATTCGCGACCGTATCTCCGCATGGAAGTCTTCGCCGGTCGGGACGATGTGTCTGGGCACGGGCCAGATCGAGGCCGTGCGCGCCGTAGCCGAAGCCGTGCTCTAGCCATCGAGAACCCGCGCTCCGCGTGTGAGTTGGTGCGCACGGTGTCCGCCGACGGCGGGCTCTCCCTGCGCGCGCTCGTCGCGACGCCCCTGGTGGCCGAGGCCGCGGCGCGCCACCGCACCGCGCCCACGGCGAGCGCGGCGCTCGGGCGTGCGCTGATGGGTGCCGTGCTGCTCGCGTCGGGCGCGCAGGATGGCGAGACACTCCAGCTGCAGTTCCGAGGCGATGGACCACTCGGTCAAGTAACCGCGATCGCGGACCACGGCGGCCGGGTGCGCGGCTACGTCTGCGATCCGTCGGTGCACCCGCCGCCGAAGGACGGGAAGCTCGACGTCGCCGCGGCCGTGGGGCGCGGGATCCTCGCGGTCGTGCGCTACCGGCCAGGCTGGCGCGAGCCCTACACGGGCATCGTGCCGCTGCAGTCGGGCGAGATCGCCGAGGACATCGCGCACTATCTGGCCGCGAGCGAGCAGACGCCGTCCGCGCTGGCCGCGGGCGTGTTCGTCGAGAGCGACGGCGGCATCGGGGCCGCGGGCGGCTATCTCGTGCAGACGCTGCCCGGGGTCGACGAAGCGGTGCTCGCGCGACTGGAGGTCACCATCCGCGGCTTGCCCGCGCCGACCGCGCTGATCCGTTCCGGGCTCGGCGCCGACGGCCTGCTCGACGCGCTGCTGGCCGGGATCGGCGGGCGCGCGCGCGAGCGCTCGACCCCCGCGTTCCACTGCGGCTGCAGCGCCGAGAAGGTGCGCCGCGCGGTGTCACTCCTCGGCCGCGACGAGACGCGCGCGATCGCGAGCCGGCGCGAGGACGTCGAGGTGCGCTGCGAGTTCTGCGCCACCGAATACCGGCTCGCGCCCGACGAGGTCGGAGCGCTGCTGCCGGACGCCTGAGTCACGCCCCGTGCGCGTGCAGCTGTTCATTCCCTGCTACGTCGACCAGCTCGCGCCGCAAGTGGGGCTCGCCAGCGTGACGCTGCTCGAGCGCCTGGGCTGCAGCGTCGACTTCGACCCGCGGCAGACCTGCTGCGGCCAGCCGTTCGTGACCACGGGCGCGCGCGCCGAGGCCGCGAGCCTGGCCCGGCGGCACCTGGACGTGTTCCGCGGCAGCGACCCGATCGTCTGTCCATCCGCGAGCTGCGTCGCGACCGTGCGCCAGCGCTACCGCGAGCTCGTCGAGCCCGGCGCAGCGCGTGAGCTCGCCGCGCGCACCTTCGAGCTGGGCGAGTTCATCGTGCGCGTGTTGAACCGCAGCGACGTCGGCGCGCGCTTTCCGCACCGCGTGGCGCTGCTCGAGAGCTGTCACGGGCTGCGCGAGCTCGGGCTCGGCTGGCCCAGCGAGCGCACCGCGCGCGCGCCGGGGCCGGGGCTGACCGAGTCACTGCTGCGGCGCGTGGCCGGGCTCGAGCTGTGCCCCGTCGAGCGGCGCGACGAGTGCTGCGGCTTCGGCGGGGCGTTCTCGGTCGAGTATCCCGAGCTCTCGGGCCGTATCGGCCGCGCCAAGCTCGACGCGCTCGAGCGCAGCGGCGCGGAGTTCGTGACCGGCACCGACGTGAGCTGCCTCTTGCACCTCGACGGGCTGCGCCGGCGCGAGGGCAGGGGACCGCGCGCGCTGCACCTGGCCGAGATCCTGGCCAGCGAGGCGGGCGCATGACTTTCTCGCTCGACCGGCGCGCCGCCGAGCTCCTGCCCCGCGGCGAACGGCTCGCGGCGCACGCTGCGGCGGTCGGCGCGCTGCGCGACAAGCGCGACGCCGCGGGCCGCGCCGAGCCCGACTTCGAGCGGCTGCGCGAGCAGGCGCGCGCGATCAAGGCGCACACGCTCGACCACCTGGACGTGTACCTCGAGCGCTTCGAGGCGCGCGCCCAGCAGGCGGGCGCGCGCGTCCACTTCGCGGCGGACGCCGCCGAGCTGCGGCGGGTCGTGACTGAGCTGCTCGTGGCGAAGGGCGCGCGCCGGGTCGTGAAGTCGAAGTCGATGCTGACCGAGGAGTGCGCGCTGAACCCGCACCTCGAGCGCGCGGGCATCGAGGTGGTCGACACCGACCTGGGCGAGCGCATCGTGCAGCTCGGCCACGAGCCGCCTTCGCACATCATCATGCCCGCGATCCACCGCACGCGCGGCGACATCGGCGCGCTGTTCGAGCGAGAGCTCGCTTCGGCTCCCGGCGACACGGACCCGGGGCGACTCACCGCTGCCGCGCGCCGCGACCTGCGGGCGCGCTTCCTCGCCGCCGATGCGGCGATCAGCGGCGCCAACTTCGCGGTCGCCGAGACCGGCACGGTGGTGATCGTGACGAACGAAGGCAACGCCGACCTCGGCAGCGCGCTCGCGCCGGTGCACATCGCGTGTCTGGGCATCGAGAAGCTGGTGCCGGCGCTGCCCGACCTGGCGGTCTTCCTGCGCCTGCTCGCGCGCAGCGCGACGGGTCAGCCGATCTCGGCTTACACGACGCTCATGACCGGCCCGCGGCGCGGCGCCGAGCTGCACGTGGTGCTGGTCGACAACGGCCGCACGCGCCTGCTCGCGGACCCGGCACATCGCTCCGCGCTCTCCTGCATCCGCTGCGGCGCGTGTCTCAACACCTGCCCGGTGTACCGCCGGGCGGGGGGACATGCGTACGGCTGGGCGCTGCCCGGGCCGATCGGCGCGGTGCTCGCGCCCGTGCTGGCGCCGGACGCGGAGCAGCGCAGCCTGCCGTTCGCGTCGAGCTTGTGCGGCTCGTGCAGCGCGGTGTGTCCGGTGAAGATCGACCTGCACGATCAGCTCCTGGCCTGGCGCGGAAGTGACTCCGTGCCGGTCGCTCCGCCGCCCGGCACGCGCCTGGCCGCGGCGGCGCTGCGCCACCCGCTCGCGTACCGCGCCGTGGCGCTCGCGGCACGGCTCGTGTGGCCGTGGCTCGGGCGGCTGCGCGTCGGACCTGCGCGCGCGTGGCTCGCCTCGCGCGAGCTGCCGGAGCACCCGGGCGAGAGCTTCCGCGCGCGCATGCGGGCACGGCGATGAGCGCTCGCGACGAGATCCTGGCGCGCGTGCGCGCGGCGGTGAGTCACGTCGTGGCTGCGCCAGGGCCCTTCGAGCCCGCGCGGCGCCGCGCCGACTTCGCAGCCTTCGGCGCGCAGCTCGCCGCGGCGGGCGGGCAGGCGCTCGGCCCGTTCGCGGCGGCGGAGCTCGCGGCACGGGTCACCGAGCGCTGTCGGGAGCTCGGCGCGAGCGGGCGCATCGTGGCGAGCGATGCGGCGCTGCTCCGGCTGGGCGCCGGCCCCTGGCAGCCGATCCAGCCGGATGCGCCGCCGCACGCCGCGGCCGACGTGGCGGTCGCGGTGCTGTGCGGGGCGCTCGGCGTGGCCGAGAACGGCGCGGTCGGGCTCGATGGCCGCGAGGCGAGCCCCCGCGCGCTGCCCGTGCTGTGCGAGCACCTGGTGCTCCTGCTCGAGACACGCCGCATCGTGCCCGACATGCACGCAGCGCTGGCCAGCCTGCCCGAGGGCGCGCTCGCGCAGCACCACTTCACGTTCGTGGCGGGGCCGTCGAAGACCGCCGACATCGAGGGCGAGCTGGTGCTCGGCGCGCACGGCGCGCGCTCACTCAGCGTGCTCGGCATCGCATGAGCGCGGCGGAGGACGGCGAGGGCGCCGGCGACGACTCGCGCTTCGCGGTCTTTCGCGAAGCGCCCTTCCGCTGGTTCGCGCTCAGTCGCTTCTTCTCGGGCACCGCGATGACGTTGCTCGGCTCGGCCGTGGCCTGGCACGTGTACGGTCTGACGCACCAGCCCGCGCAGCTCGGGATCGTCGGCCTGATTCGCTTCCTGCCGTCGCTCTTGTTCAGCCTGCCCGCGGGCGCGGTCGCCGACACGATCGAGCGGCGGCGGCTGATCCAGATGGCGCAGGTCGTGCCGCTCCTGTGCTCGTCGACCCTGTGTCTCCTGTCGGCGACCGACCGCATCGGTCTGCCCGTCCTCTACGGCGCCGTCTTGCTCGCGGCCACCGCGGGCGTGTTCGAGCAGCCCGCGCGCGCGTCGCTCCTGCCGCAGCTCGTCTCGCGCGAGCGCTTCCCGCGCGCGGTCACGCTGATGTCGACCCTCTTGTTCCTGGGCTTCGCGACCGGCCCGGTGCTGACGGGCTTCGCGACCGGGCACTTCGGCATCGCCGCAGCCTATGGCCTGCACGCCGTGCTGGTGGCGATCTCGATCTCGTCGCTCACCCGGCTGCCCCGGCTGCCGCGCGTGGCGAACCCGGCGCGAGTCACCTGGGGCGCGATCGTCGAGGGCATCCGCTACGTGTGGCACAACCCGGTCGTGCTCGGCTGCATGACGCTCGACATGTTCGCGGTGGTGCTGGGCGGCGCCACGGCGCTGCTTCCGGCCTACGCGCGCGACATCCTGCACGTGGGCGCCGACGGCTACGGGCTCCTGTCGGGCTCGCTCGAAATCGGCTCGCTCGCCATGTCGAGCCTGCTCGTCTTCCGGCCGGGCTTCCGGCGCGCGGGTCGGGCGCTCTTGTGGGGCGTGGTCGCGTACGGTCTGGCGACGATCGCCTTCGGAGTGTCTCGCAGCTACGCCCTGTCGGTGGCCTGCTACATGATGGTCGGCATGGCCGACGCCGTGAGCGTGGTGCTGCGCAGCACCATGATCCAGCTGGCCACCCCCGACGCGCTGCGCGGGCGCGTGAGCTCGGTGAACTTCATCTTCATCGGGGCCTCGAACAACATCGGGCAGGCCGAGTCGGGCTTCCTGGCGGAGCTGACCAGCCCGACCTTCGCCGTCGTGTTCGGCGGCTTCGGGTGTCTCTTCGTCGCGGCCGTCGTGGCCTGGCGCATTCCCGAGCTGCGCCGCTACCGACTGGCGGAGTGACTCGGCGCGAGCTACCCCCAAGCGCATGCAACTCGGAGCCGTGCTCGTGTTCGACGCGGATCCGCTGTCGCTGCGCCACGGCGGCATCGACGTCGAGCGCCTGCGCGCCTTCGCCGCCCGGCTGATCGCCGCCTGGCCGCGCGCCTCCGAGCGCCGCACGCGCCTGGCCTTCGGGTCACTCGAGCTGTTCCGCGCCGACGCCGACTTCCAGCTCGACTACCACGTGCGCCACGCCTGCCTGCCGCGCCCCGGCGACGAGCGCGCGCTGAAGCGGCTGGCCGCGCGCGTGTTCTCGCAAGCGCTCGACCCCGACAAGCCGCTCTGGGAGCTTTGGCTGGTGGAGGGCCTCGACGCCGGGCGCTTCGCGCTGATCGGGAAGTGTGACTCGGCCCTGCTCGAGCCCGGGGCGCGCGTGGCGGGCGGCGTGCTGCGCGCCGGCGAGGCGCTCGCGCGTGGCCTCGTGGCGTCGGCCGCGCCCTCGCGGCTCCTGGCGCGCGTGGGCAGCGGGGTGCGCTTCGCGCTCGATCTTGCCGAAGAGGCGATCGTGACTCCCGACGCCGCACTGGGCCCCGCGCACGACGGGCCGCACCGCCGCATCGACTGGCTCGCGCTCGCGGGCGACGACCTGGCCGCCATCCGCGCGCGCCTGGGCGGCAGCGAGCGCGACGTGGTGCTGGCGGCGCTGGCGGGCGGGCTGCGCCGCGTGGCCGAGCGGCGTGGCGCACGCCCCGACGTGGGCGCGCTGCGCGTGGTGACGCCGTTCTGTGTCGGCGGGCGCTGGTCGGCGCCGCGCCTGCGGCTGCCGGTCGATGCGCCCGACGCGCGCGCCCGCCTGGTCGCGCTGCGCGCCGCGAGCGAACTTCATGCGTCCGGCGCACCCGCCGCGAGCGAGTCACCGCTGCACGAGCTGGCGGAGCTGTCGCGCGCGGCCGTGTGGCGCCGTGCCGACGTCGCCGCGCTCGAGCTCGCGGGCCTCGACGCGCCGCCCTCACTGCTGGGCGCGCGCCTGCAAGCGTTCGTTCCCGTCGCGCCGCGGCTGCCGGGCGTGGCGCTGGAAGTCACGTTGACTCGGGTGGCGGACCGCATGAGCGTGTCGCTCTGCTCCGACGCGTCGCGCGTGCCCGACCTGGCGCCGCTGGCCGACGCGACCGCGGCCGCGTTCGACGAGCTGCGCCGTGCCGCAGCGCAGCCACCGGCGCGCAAAGGCCGCGCGGCGGGCCGCCCGCGGCGCACGCGCCCTCACCTGGAAGCGGAGGCCTGAGCGTGCTCGAGAACGCGCTCGCGATCGTCGCCGGGCTGTGCTGGATCGCCGCGGGGCAGGGGCCGTGGAGCTTCCTCGTGGCGGCGGTGCCCGGGTCACTCCTCTTGGCCGGCGGTGTCTCGAGCCTGCTCCTGCCGGGCGACCCGCGCACGCCGCAGCTCACGGCGCTCGGCGCGTTCTGCGCCGTGGTCGCCGCGCTGCCGCTGTTGTTCATGATCGGGTTCACGGCCTTCGGCCTTCTGGCGCTCGCGGTCGCGGCGTTCGTGGCATGCGGGTGGGCCGCGCAGCGCGCCGAGCCGCCGATCGAGCGCGTGCCGCACCCGGCGCTCGACCTCGAGCTCGCGACCAAGGTCGCGTTCGACCAGCTCGCGCTCGCGAGCCTGATCGCGACCCGCCCCCGCTCGATGAACCCCGACGTGGAGCGCGCGGCCCGAGAGCTGCGCGAGGCGCGCGAGCACTTCGAAGCGTCGGGCTGGCTCGAGAAGCCGGCCAGCTATCACGAGACACCGCCGGCGCTCGACGAGCCGGTCCTGCGCTGGGGCCGCGCGTTCAACCAGAGCTTCGAGCGGCTGTCGTTCGCGAGCGGCTACGAGCCGCGCGTCGGCGACCCGGGCCGCGACCGCTGGCTCTCGTACGGCATGAACCGCGAGGCGCACGCCCACGTGCTGCGCCACGGCGGCGCGGCGCGGCCCTGGCTGGTGTGCATCCACGGCTACGGCATGGGCGCGCCGGCGACCGACCTCGCCGCCTTCCAAGCGCGTCGCCTGCACCACGAGCTGGGCCTCAACCTGCTCCTGCCCGTGCTGCCGCTGCACGGCGC is from Myxococcota bacterium and encodes:
- the sppA gene encoding signal peptide peptidase SppA → MYTPIDLGSLGGPGEFQETVVEGSSGPKIVMLEISGVISDNEERTTLGLGERPSMVAETKSVLERAADNGDVAALLVRINSPGGSVSASDTLYHEIKAWKEANKKPVYAYMNGLATSGAYYLSMAADRVIAHPTAVTGSIGVIMPGLSIEGLMDKYGVADQTLTSGPYKDTGSLFRDMRPDERKYMQSVIDDLYGRFTSVVAQGRPQLDPAKIKELADGRVYSANQALAAGLIDEIGYVDDAVEQLQKKLGAKETRLIVYHRSNSIQDNIYSRSPDLSLHALDAALSALRRAALAPGFYYIWPRYLY
- a CDS encoding LLM class F420-dependent oxidoreductase, encoding MRLGLTVGYSGRGMGMPLELILEAERLGFDSVWTAEAYGSDAITPLAWIGAQTTRIRLGTAIMQIPARTPAMCAMTAMTLDALSGGRFILGLGPSGPQVVEGWHGVAYGKPLTRTREYIQIIRQILKREQPAEFHGEEYDLPYTGEGATGLGKPLKSILHGRADLPIYTAAIGPAGVRTAAEVADGFFPIWMSPEKWSVFAPHVEEGFKKAGGGKSLANFDVAPFVTCVVGDDLEKCRNAVKPMLALYIGGMGARGKNFYNDYAKRLGYEEAAVKIQDAFLAGDRNTAMAAVPNALVDEVALIGSRERIRDRISAWKSSPVGTMCLGTGQIEAVRAVAEAVL
- a CDS encoding Hsp33 family molecular chaperone HslO; this encodes MRTVSADGGLSLRALVATPLVAEAAARHRTAPTASAALGRALMGAVLLASGAQDGETLQLQFRGDGPLGQVTAIADHGGRVRGYVCDPSVHPPPKDGKLDVAAAVGRGILAVVRYRPGWREPYTGIVPLQSGEIAEDIAHYLAASEQTPSALAAGVFVESDGGIGAAGGYLVQTLPGVDEAVLARLEVTIRGLPAPTALIRSGLGADGLLDALLAGIGGRARERSTPAFHCGCSAEKVRRAVSLLGRDETRAIASRREDVEVRCEFCATEYRLAPDEVGALLPDA
- a CDS encoding (Fe-S)-binding protein, producing the protein MRVQLFIPCYVDQLAPQVGLASVTLLERLGCSVDFDPRQTCCGQPFVTTGARAEAASLARRHLDVFRGSDPIVCPSASCVATVRQRYRELVEPGAARELAARTFELGEFIVRVLNRSDVGARFPHRVALLESCHGLRELGLGWPSERTARAPGPGLTESLLRRVAGLELCPVERRDECCGFGGAFSVEYPELSGRIGRAKLDALERSGAEFVTGTDVSCLLHLDGLRRREGRGPRALHLAEILASEAGA
- a CDS encoding lactate utilization protein B, whose amino-acid sequence is MTFSLDRRAAELLPRGERLAAHAAAVGALRDKRDAAGRAEPDFERLREQARAIKAHTLDHLDVYLERFEARAQQAGARVHFAADAAELRRVVTELLVAKGARRVVKSKSMLTEECALNPHLERAGIEVVDTDLGERIVQLGHEPPSHIIMPAIHRTRGDIGALFERELASAPGDTDPGRLTAAARRDLRARFLAADAAISGANFAVAETGTVVIVTNEGNADLGSALAPVHIACLGIEKLVPALPDLAVFLRLLARSATGQPISAYTTLMTGPRRGAELHVVLVDNGRTRLLADPAHRSALSCIRCGACLNTCPVYRRAGGHAYGWALPGPIGAVLAPVLAPDAEQRSLPFASSLCGSCSAVCPVKIDLHDQLLAWRGSDSVPVAPPPGTRLAAAALRHPLAYRAVALAARLVWPWLGRLRVGPARAWLASRELPEHPGESFRARMRARR
- a CDS encoding LUD domain-containing protein, whose amino-acid sequence is MSARDEILARVRAAVSHVVAAPGPFEPARRRADFAAFGAQLAAAGGQALGPFAAAELAARVTERCRELGASGRIVASDAALLRLGAGPWQPIQPDAPPHAAADVAVAVLCGALGVAENGAVGLDGREASPRALPVLCEHLVLLLETRRIVPDMHAALASLPEGALAQHHFTFVAGPSKTADIEGELVLGAHGARSLSVLGIA
- a CDS encoding MFS transporter, encoding MSAAEDGEGAGDDSRFAVFREAPFRWFALSRFFSGTAMTLLGSAVAWHVYGLTHQPAQLGIVGLIRFLPSLLFSLPAGAVADTIERRRLIQMAQVVPLLCSSTLCLLSATDRIGLPVLYGAVLLAATAGVFEQPARASLLPQLVSRERFPRAVTLMSTLLFLGFATGPVLTGFATGHFGIAAAYGLHAVLVAISISSLTRLPRLPRVANPARVTWGAIVEGIRYVWHNPVVLGCMTLDMFAVVLGGATALLPAYARDILHVGADGYGLLSGSLEIGSLAMSSLLVFRPGFRRAGRALLWGVVAYGLATIAFGVSRSYALSVACYMMVGMADAVSVVLRSTMIQLATPDALRGRVSSVNFIFIGASNNIGQAESGFLAELTSPTFAVVFGGFGCLFVAAVVAWRIPELRRYRLAE
- a CDS encoding WS/DGAT domain-containing protein → MWRRADVAALELAGLDAPPSLLGARLQAFVPVAPRLPGVALEVTLTRVADRMSVSLCSDASRVPDLAPLADATAAAFDELRRAAAQPPARKGRAAGRPRRTRPHLEAEA
- a CDS encoding alpha/beta hydrolase family protein, producing MLENALAIVAGLCWIAAGQGPWSFLVAAVPGSLLLAGGVSSLLLPGDPRTPQLTALGAFCAVVAALPLLFMIGFTAFGLLALAVAAFVACGWAAQRAEPPIERVPHPALDLELATKVAFDQLALASLIATRPRSMNPDVERAARELREAREHFEASGWLEKPASYHETPPALDEPVLRWGRAFNQSFERLSFASGYEPRVGDPGRDRWLSYGMNREAHAHVLRHGGAARPWLVCIHGYGMGAPATDLAAFQARRLHHELGLNLLLPVLPLHGARAPRLRSGDGFLSGDFLDTVHAEAQAMWDIRRLLSWVRAQGATQIGVYGLSLGGYTAALLACLDGGLDSVIAGIPAADFIRLVQRLAPHRLLREIDRLGFDWEILSDVLSVVSPLVLTPLVPRERLSIFGATADHLVPADQVRDLWRHWGEPRIAWYAGSHVSFPREPQVRFLIDDALRIGGLTPAAALSPSSP